The following coding sequences lie in one Sorghum bicolor cultivar BTx623 chromosome 6, Sorghum_bicolor_NCBIv3, whole genome shotgun sequence genomic window:
- the LOC110436461 gene encoding uncharacterized protein LOC110436461, whose protein sequence is MPTEKGVLTVRGNVYMAYTCEDESFKITEAIDLSIRMVEMVSQAAEVSSDQLKLPEQQTPRKNTKSQEHKETEEADAAFTQLKIFLTSAPVLTAPQPNEDLLLYIAATDRVVSTVLVVEWDEPGHVYKVQRHSDQKLKHYFDGHRIIVTASFPLGDILRNKDTNGRIVKWAMELCPFSLDFQSRTIVKSQALVYFITEWTNLNAPPAPDISDHWLMFFDGSLKINGAGAGILFVSPNKDKLRYVLRILFPPSNNVAEYEACLHGIRLAVELGVKRLYVHGDSTLVINQLNKEWDTTHEKMDLYCKEIHKWEANFYGIEYIHIVRDKIQAANALSKIGSSQAQIPQGVFVQDIEKPSIGHDQVDKPNNEALLVQDVTSTTSSDDWRTPFIKYLSDGSGFQDKTENERLIRRSINYILVDG, encoded by the exons ATGCCAAccgagaagggcgtcctgaccgtcagaggcaacgtttaCATGGCATACACCTGCGAGgatgaaagcttcaagatcaccgaagccatTGACCTCTCAATTCGGATGGTAGAAATGGTGTCCCAAGCAGCAGAAGTCTCATCCGATCAGCTCAAGCTACCCGAGCAGCAGACCCCAAGAAAGAACACCAAGTCCCAAGAGCACAAGGAG acagaggaagccgacgctgcattCACGCAGCTCAAGATTTTCCTCACTTCAGCTCCTGTCCTCACTGCGcctcaacctaacgaggacctACTCCTCTACATCGCGGCAACCGACCGAGTCGTCTCCACGGTGCTTGTAGTGGAGTGGGACGAACcgggccacgtctacaaagtccagcgACACAGCGacca GAAGTTGAAACATTATTTCGATGGCCATCGCATCATAGTAACTGCAAGCTTTCCGCTCGGGGACATCTTGCGCAATAAGGACACCAATggtagaattgtaaaatgggctatGGAGCTATGCCCCTTTTCGTTGGATTTCCAGAGTCGTACAATCGTCAAGTCTCAAGCACTGGTCTACTTCATCACAGAATGGACAAATCTCAATGCACCGCCTGCTCCAGatatctccgaccactggttaaTGTTTTTTGACGGGTCCTTAAAGATCAACGGCGCTGGCGCCGGGATCCTTTTtgtttcaccaaacaaggacaaactacgttaCGTCCTTAGAATCCTCTTCCCGCCgtctaacaatgtcgccgagtatgaagcatgcttacatggcataCGATTGGCCGTGGAATTAGGAGTCAAGCGCCTTtacgtccacggcgactctACCCTGGTCATTAACCAGctaaataaggagtgggacacgaCTCATGAGAAAATGGATTTGTACTGCAAGGAGATCCACAAATGGGAAGCAAACTTTTATGGAATAGAGTACATACACATAGTTCGGGACAAGATTCAAGCAGCGaatgcgctgtcaaagataggatcatcccaGGCTCAGATTCCACAAGGCGTTTTCGTCCAAGACATTGAGAAACCGAGCATCGGACACGACCAGGTCGATAAGCCAAATAACGAGGCACTGCTCGTCCAGGATGTCACTTCGACAACCAGCAGTGACGACTGGCGCACGCCTTTCATCAAGTATCTCTCGGACGGTTCCGGCTTTCAAGACAAGACTGAGAACgaacgcctcattcgacgatccatAAACTACATACTGGTCGATGGTTGA